The following are encoded together in the Thalassolituus oleivorans MIL-1 genome:
- a CDS encoding putative bifunctional diguanylate cyclase/phosphodiesterase, with translation MRSAAFLPAIFADTDEFYAERGALLMKRALIGLALAIGCSLSIVFFILTSATLVHWYSIIACMFIYMFPIATAIQYGRKPPEGLDAKKAVVRKYVRQLVIVVIGWNLIAFMILPGLDPDTRLIVISMFVTVVLGHVLPLSLFPRYAIAVLVLNLIPLSLQLTSLGDADIAPLGIAGVVFTFAEIIIIAWLYVTDMTGLRKSSGDRGAIEPDLTVSGFRQVKISSVYLKSPPSVVLQLVTALLLVIALRAPEIESTLWCWFLAFVSMQAIRAAVFVAYMSRTNDDRVGRWRAFFAIGMLGSQFVWFAFPFIFNAALSDFHLGVVAGVLIVIAVLSSIGLTSDRALLYANTALCISPPILFIASDINFWMLASLGLTAALTLFLVMESIHESAIRSLKGGLLHKLANYRARKMEELNLDLINARHRLTEVNASLESQVLERTQELKHQANHDMLTGLGNRYRFTNMVERALDEYHNDQSGFAIYLLDLDRFKEINDGLGHFAGDHVIRETAQRIRDVCGEDHVCARWGGDEFVILQRYVSSREEIYRFSDDLVNKLKMPIELSSGPVSIGASIGVSVCPEHGTTAEELLEHADIAVYRSKCMRGTVSIYNDNWGVEAAERVHLAQALRNAIESQGMDLALQPLIAMNTGKLTGFEALARWPQTDNAPISPGVFIPLAEECGLMPMLGRWVLQRACEMLQDVAPDSDLRVAVNISVLQLLDVDFVSEVLDVLTLTELPPERLELEMTENVFASDVEQIRNVLSQLREQGIRISIDDFGTGYSSISYLLDFPLDTLKVDRSFVTALNSGGEGIFSSIIALAHGLELSVIVEGVETQKELNSVIRLGGEEVQGFFFAKPMMLPELEGWLIEHRDTSFDIKQKFPFVSLG, from the coding sequence ATGAGAAGTGCCGCCTTCTTACCAGCGATATTTGCTGACACTGATGAATTCTATGCTGAACGTGGCGCGCTGTTAATGAAACGCGCACTGATCGGGTTGGCATTGGCCATCGGTTGCTCACTCTCGATTGTGTTTTTTATTTTAACCAGCGCCACACTTGTGCACTGGTATAGCATCATTGCTTGCATGTTTATTTACATGTTTCCCATCGCAACCGCCATTCAATATGGCCGTAAGCCACCCGAGGGGCTTGATGCGAAAAAAGCGGTAGTACGAAAATATGTACGCCAGCTTGTCATCGTTGTGATCGGTTGGAACCTTATTGCATTTATGATTTTGCCGGGTTTAGACCCAGATACTCGGCTGATTGTGATTAGTATGTTTGTCACCGTTGTATTGGGTCATGTCCTACCCTTATCGCTATTTCCTCGTTATGCGATTGCTGTTCTTGTCTTGAATTTAATCCCCCTTTCGTTGCAATTAACCAGCTTGGGTGATGCAGATATCGCCCCTTTGGGTATTGCTGGCGTGGTATTCACTTTTGCAGAGATCATTATTATTGCTTGGTTGTATGTTACCGATATGACCGGATTGCGTAAGAGTAGTGGTGATCGAGGAGCTATTGAACCAGATTTGACTGTTTCTGGTTTTCGACAGGTAAAAATTTCCTCTGTGTACTTAAAAAGTCCTCCATCGGTGGTCTTGCAACTGGTAACAGCGTTATTACTTGTTATTGCACTGCGAGCGCCTGAAATCGAAAGTACCCTATGGTGTTGGTTTTTGGCTTTTGTGTCGATGCAAGCCATTAGGGCTGCGGTATTTGTCGCATATATGAGCCGAACGAATGACGACCGTGTAGGTCGTTGGCGCGCATTTTTTGCTATCGGCATGTTGGGCAGTCAGTTCGTTTGGTTTGCATTCCCGTTTATCTTTAATGCGGCACTTAGTGATTTTCATTTAGGTGTGGTTGCTGGCGTATTGATTGTGATTGCAGTGCTTAGTTCCATTGGTTTAACGTCAGATCGAGCATTGTTATATGCCAATACCGCATTATGTATTAGTCCGCCGATTTTATTTATAGCATCAGACATTAATTTCTGGATGCTAGCTTCGCTGGGGCTAACTGCTGCATTAACGTTATTTTTAGTCATGGAGAGTATTCATGAGTCCGCAATTCGTTCGTTAAAGGGTGGTTTGTTACATAAATTGGCAAACTACCGTGCTCGTAAAATGGAAGAGCTAAATTTAGATTTAATCAATGCTCGTCATCGTTTAACAGAAGTAAATGCATCACTTGAATCTCAAGTGCTGGAGCGTACCCAAGAATTAAAACATCAAGCTAATCACGATATGCTTACTGGGTTAGGCAACCGCTACCGCTTTACTAATATGGTCGAGCGAGCATTGGATGAGTATCACAACGATCAGTCAGGCTTTGCTATTTATTTATTAGACCTAGATCGGTTTAAAGAAATTAACGATGGCCTTGGCCATTTTGCAGGTGATCATGTTATTCGGGAAACAGCACAACGCATTCGTGACGTGTGCGGCGAGGATCATGTGTGTGCGCGTTGGGGCGGTGATGAATTCGTAATTTTGCAACGCTATGTCTCTAGTCGTGAAGAGATCTATCGCTTCTCTGACGATCTTGTTAATAAATTAAAGATGCCAATAGAATTGTCCAGCGGCCCTGTGAGTATTGGCGCTAGTATCGGTGTATCTGTCTGCCCAGAGCACGGCACAACGGCCGAAGAGCTACTCGAACATGCTGATATTGCTGTTTATCGTTCTAAATGTATGCGCGGTACTGTGTCGATTTATAACGATAATTGGGGGGTTGAAGCCGCTGAGCGTGTTCATCTTGCTCAAGCACTACGCAATGCCATCGAAAGCCAAGGTATGGATCTTGCGCTGCAGCCCTTAATTGCCATGAATACAGGCAAATTAACGGGCTTTGAAGCGTTAGCTCGTTGGCCGCAAACGGACAATGCCCCTATTAGCCCTGGTGTATTTATTCCTCTCGCGGAAGAGTGTGGTTTAATGCCGATGTTAGGTCGTTGGGTGTTGCAGCGTGCGTGTGAAATGTTGCAGGACGTCGCACCAGACAGTGATCTTCGAGTCGCGGTAAATATATCCGTATTACAATTGCTTGATGTCGATTTTGTTAGTGAAGTTCTTGATGTTCTGACGCTAACTGAGTTGCCACCAGAGCGTCTAGAACTAGAAATGACCGAAAACGTATTTGCTAGCGATGTTGAACAAATACGTAATGTACTAAGTCAATTAAGAGAACAGGGTATACGTATTTCTATTGACGATTTTGGTACAGGATATTCCTCTATTAGTTATTTGTTGGACTTCCCGTTAGACACATTAAAAGTCGATCGATCATTCGTTACGGCCCTGAACAGCGGTGGCGAAGGTATCTTTAGCAGTATTATTGCGCTTGCGCATGGCCTCGAATTGTCGGTCATTGTCGAAGGTGTAGAGACGCAAAAAGAGCTAAATAGTGTCATTCGTCTTGGTGGTGAAGAAGTTCAAGGCTTCTTCTTTGCTAAGCCTATGATGCTGCCAGAATTGGAGGGTTGGCTAATAGAGCATCGTGATACGTCATTTGATATTAAGCAGAAGTTTCCGTTTGTAAGCCTAGGTTAG
- a CDS encoding putative bifunctional diguanylate cyclase/phosphodiesterase, whose amino-acid sequence MITFLYLQDVFEIWFIAVFCLPLYVFPLHTSYRFIVDKPDQLFDQKKKIRRYMRQLAIVILVWNCSAAFILPILEGDIRLITISLFIVSVLAYFLPLTLLPRYALFILAISLFPMSLQLALLGDDKIMSLGLAGMVLVFMEVMQIVWLYRTEMDNFRREHYRGKISEPDMSESGLKQLRISAMYFQGAQSIILQAATAFILVIALRTETTEALMWNWFLGFISVQVLRAASIVSFMDDSEKRTLMQWRLIFSGGVLVSQIAWFSYLFIFSEMLNGFNYSMVSGILILMAVFSTIGLTADRALLYFNSVLCLAPLTLILIADLNTWLVVALSLLAILSLLVVVENIHQSSARSLKGRLLQKLAEYRAEKMQELNIDLTHARKRLTEVNASLESQIQERTRELKHQANHDMLTGLGNRYRFATEVQTALEEYDKDQSGFAVYMLDLNRFKEINDGLGHFSGDHVLRETAQRISQACDENRICARWGGDEFVILQKRVSSRDDIQRFSERLIKQLQVPIELEKGPVTVGASIGVSICPDHGVAADELLEHADIAVYRAKCMKDGVSIYNDHWGSEAAERVRLAQALRKAIETRSMDVALQPFIAAKSGSITGFEALARWPQQNGDSISPGVFIPLAEEYGFMPLLGGWILRRACEILVEIAPDSMIRVAVNISVLQLIDPDFVPEVFTILEETGLQPERLEVEMTENVFANDVEQIRHVLNQLRARGIRVSIDDFGTGYSSISYLRNFPLDSLKIDRSFVTALKDGGEGLYSSIVALAHGLELSIIVEGVETEEELKAVLRLGGEELQGYYFAKPMLRQELDAWYLIHNETPYKMPRQYPPIRLA is encoded by the coding sequence ATGATCACCTTTCTCTATCTTCAAGACGTTTTTGAAATTTGGTTTATCGCTGTTTTCTGCTTACCTCTTTATGTTTTCCCTTTGCATACGAGTTATCGATTCATTGTAGATAAACCCGATCAGCTTTTTGATCAAAAGAAAAAAATACGTCGATATATGCGGCAATTGGCCATTGTTATTTTGGTTTGGAATTGTTCGGCGGCATTTATACTTCCAATTTTAGAAGGCGATATACGTTTAATAACCATAAGTTTATTTATTGTGTCGGTATTGGCGTATTTTTTACCACTGACGTTACTTCCACGCTATGCACTATTTATTCTGGCGATTAGTCTTTTCCCTATGTCCCTGCAGTTGGCACTTCTCGGTGACGATAAAATTATGTCATTGGGTTTGGCCGGGATGGTTTTGGTGTTTATGGAAGTTATGCAGATCGTCTGGTTGTATCGTACTGAAATGGATAATTTTAGACGGGAGCACTATAGAGGTAAGATTTCCGAACCGGACATGTCGGAGTCAGGATTAAAACAATTAAGAATTTCGGCAATGTACTTCCAAGGTGCACAATCGATTATATTGCAGGCAGCTACTGCATTTATTTTGGTTATTGCACTGCGAACTGAGACAACCGAAGCATTGATGTGGAATTGGTTTTTAGGCTTTATCTCTGTTCAGGTTTTAAGAGCTGCAAGCATAGTTAGCTTTATGGATGATTCTGAAAAACGCACGCTTATGCAATGGCGATTAATTTTTTCAGGCGGGGTTCTAGTTAGCCAAATAGCATGGTTTTCTTATCTTTTTATATTTAGTGAAATGTTAAACGGGTTCAACTACAGCATGGTTTCAGGGATTTTAATTCTCATGGCCGTGTTTAGTACGATAGGCCTCACTGCTGATCGCGCTTTGTTGTACTTCAATAGCGTTTTGTGTCTTGCGCCATTGACGTTAATTTTGATTGCGGATCTAAATACTTGGTTAGTCGTAGCCTTGAGTTTGCTGGCAATACTGAGTTTGTTAGTCGTCGTAGAGAATATACATCAGTCGTCGGCTCGTTCACTAAAAGGGCGATTACTACAAAAGCTTGCTGAGTATCGAGCGGAAAAAATGCAAGAGCTGAACATCGATCTCACGCACGCACGTAAGCGTTTAACTGAAGTCAATGCATCGCTAGAAAGCCAAATCCAAGAACGAACAAGAGAGTTAAAGCATCAGGCAAATCACGATATGTTGACGGGATTAGGCAATCGTTATCGTTTTGCAACAGAAGTGCAAACAGCGTTAGAAGAATACGATAAAGATCAATCGGGCTTTGCGGTTTATATGCTCGATTTAAATCGATTTAAAGAAATTAATGATGGTTTGGGACACTTTTCTGGCGATCATGTTTTACGCGAAACAGCGCAACGAATCAGTCAGGCTTGCGATGAAAATCGAATTTGCGCACGCTGGGGGGGCGATGAATTTGTTATTTTACAAAAGCGGGTTTCGTCACGGGATGATATTCAACGATTTTCAGAGCGCCTAATCAAACAGCTACAAGTTCCTATTGAGCTTGAGAAGGGCCCAGTAACCGTGGGTGCTAGCATTGGTGTATCAATATGCCCTGATCATGGTGTGGCAGCTGATGAGTTACTAGAGCATGCCGATATCGCGGTCTATCGCGCCAAATGTATGAAAGATGGAGTATCCATTTATAACGACCACTGGGGGAGCGAGGCGGCAGAGCGAGTGCGCTTAGCGCAAGCACTGCGCAAAGCCATTGAAACTCGATCAATGGATGTCGCACTACAGCCCTTCATTGCCGCCAAAAGCGGCAGTATTACCGGTTTTGAAGCGTTGGCTAGGTGGCCACAACAAAATGGTGATTCAATAAGTCCTGGAGTCTTTATTCCATTAGCTGAGGAATACGGTTTTATGCCTTTGCTTGGTGGATGGATACTACGACGGGCATGTGAAATCTTGGTTGAAATAGCGCCTGATTCCATGATCCGAGTTGCTGTCAACATATCGGTACTGCAATTAATAGATCCAGATTTTGTCCCTGAGGTATTCACTATTCTCGAAGAGACCGGTTTGCAACCTGAGCGCTTAGAAGTCGAAATGACAGAAAATGTTTTTGCTAATGATGTCGAGCAAATTCGCCATGTATTGAACCAGCTCCGTGCAAGAGGTATCCGAGTATCTATCGATGATTTTGGTACAGGTTATTCCTCAATCAGTTACTTACGTAATTTTCCATTAGATTCGCTAAAAATCGATCGCTCTTTTGTTACTGCTCTGAAGGATGGTGGTGAGGGACTGTATAGCAGTATCGTTGCGCTCGCCCATGGCTTAGAGTTATCAATTATCGTTGAAGGCGTAGAGACGGAGGAAGAATTGAAAGCCGTATTGCGTCTTGGCGGTGAGGAGTTGCAAGGGTACTACTTTGCGAAACCTATGTTGCGTCAGGAGTTAGATGCTTGGTATCTGATTCATAACGAAACGCCATACAAGATGCCGCGTCAATATCCGCCAATAAGACTAGCTTAA